In a genomic window of Desulfomicrobium macestii:
- a CDS encoding DUF456 domain-containing protein: MSITLAILTFLLLVLAFFTHIFSFPANWFIILILGAWSWITPESPLTLTTFLVFVAVAFLGECIEFALQAVGARKYGASSSGNWGAFAGAIFGAILGAPFFLGLGALLGAVGGAYLGCLGVELMNHRPFVEAKKAALGAMIGKVLGLAVKIGIGIAFLVHAFELLFRV, from the coding sequence ATGAGTATCACTCTCGCCATCCTCACCTTTCTTCTGCTTGTCCTCGCTTTCTTCACCCATATTTTTTCTTTTCCGGCAAACTGGTTCATCATCCTGATTTTGGGTGCCTGGTCCTGGATTACTCCTGAATCTCCCCTTACATTGACCACTTTTTTGGTTTTCGTTGCTGTTGCCTTTCTTGGCGAGTGCATCGAGTTTGCCTTGCAAGCCGTCGGCGCTCGCAAATATGGTGCGTCTTCCTCGGGGAACTGGGGTGCCTTTGCCGGTGCCATCTTTGGAGCGATTCTTGGAGCCCCTTTTTTTCTTGGCCTTGGCGCCCTTTTAGGCGCGGTAGGCGGGGCTTATTTGGGTTGTCTTGGAGTTGAGCTGATGAACCATCGCCCGTTTGTCGAGGCCAAGAAAGCGGCTTTGGGCGCCATGATTGGCAAGGTTCTTGGCTTGGCTGTCAAAATAGGGATAGGCATCGCGTTTCTTGTCCACGCATTCGAACTGCTCTTCCGGGTTTGA